One window of the Lasioglossum baleicum chromosome 8, iyLasBale1, whole genome shotgun sequence genome contains the following:
- the Vti1a gene encoding vesicle transport through interaction with t-SNAREs 1a, with protein MASLIDNYEQEYAVLTADITAKIGRIRTQNGNDRRTFVQDVDRQIKDAQELLEQMELEVRGVTGASRDRLRGRVESHRVELKRLTQEFQLAKKPKEDSIELSRDDSWDNSITEDQKERLLDASDRIDRSGRTLQNGYRMVLETEEIGSQVLKELHSQRETIQRGRGRLRDTDAELGRGSRLLSGMIFRNLQQRFILAAVALMLIIVGCVVVYYSFKSKS; from the exons ATGGCGTCGCTCATTGACAACTATGAGCAAGAATACGCCGTTTTGACAGCTGACATAACTGCAAAAATCGGTAGAATAAGGACACAGAATGGCA ATGACAGAAGAACATTCGTTCAAGATGTGGATAGACAAATTAAGGATGCTCAAGAGCtg CTCGAACAAATGGAATTGGAGGTTCGTGGGGTGACCGGCGCATCTCGTGACCGCTTACGCGGTCGAGTAGAAAGTCACAGGGTAGAGCTGAAACGATTGACTCAAGAATTTCAATTGGCTAAGAAGCCGAAAGAGGACAGTATCGAATTAAGCAGAGATGATTCATGGGACAACAGTATTACGGAAGATCAAAAAGAAAGACTGTTGGACGCTTCGGATCGAATAGACCGGAGCGGAAGGACATTACAGAATGGTTATCGAATGGTGTTAGAAACAGAGGAAATTGGTTCTCAAGTTTTGAAAGAATTGCACAGCCAAAGGGAAACGATtcaaagaggaagaggaagg CTACGTGACACAGACGCAGAGCTGGGACGAGGTTCTCGGTTACTGTCAGGAATGATATTCAGAAATCTTCAGCAAAGATTTATTTTAGCGGCAGTTGCGTTGATGCTTATAATCGTTGGTTGCGTTGTCGTATACTATAGCTTCAAATCTAAAAGCTAA